In one window of Henckelia pumila isolate YLH828 chromosome 1, ASM3356847v2, whole genome shotgun sequence DNA:
- the LOC140874754 gene encoding protein NRT1/ PTR FAMILY 1.2-like: MIEEGDQEPLLELGSRTNGDDDDNNKGGFKTLPFIIGAEGLEKMATYGLTPNMTIYLMGQYHMGITTASNVFYLWSSATNFMQIIWAIIADSFFGQFYTIGFGTIICFLGSILMWSTTIIPNAKPPPCDEYSSTNGCSPTFSQFVFLCSSLGLISIGAGGVRSSCLAFGANQLRKNGKFNKTSRVKDSYFSWYYVFYTFSVLIALTCVVYIQDNLGWRVGFAVPALLLLFAVFLFFSASLWYIKPESKTSLVTDLVMVVVASCRNWHLKLSDGRDVVYHHKNGSSNIRPSGKLRFLNKACMVKDPQSHTRANGLATNSWNLCTLEQVEELKSLLRVIPMWCSGMIMNVNVSQVSFQVLQAASMNRKISSFEFPAASFSTLSVLSVIIWVILYDRVFLPLASRVRGRRVRISPKTRMGVGIFLSFTSMLVTAAVESIRRTVVAANMSALWLLPQYCLTGFAEGSNVVAQNEFYFSELPRSMWSIAATLNGIGMALANLVASFILNSVDVISKEAGHQSWISDDIDKGRYDYYYLVLAGLSMANMLYFLVCSNAYGPLKGETNLAEEENES; the protein is encoded by the exons gAGCTGAAGGATTGGAGAAGATGGCAACGTATGGGCTGACTCCAAATATGACAATTTATTTGATGGGACAGTATCATATGGGAATAACCACTGCATCAAATGTATTCTATCTTTGGTCGTCAGCAACAAATTTCATGCAAATTATCTGGGCTATCATTGCAGATTCTTTCTTTGGCCAATTTTATACCATTGGATTTGGAACAATAATTTGCTTTCTG GGTTCGATTCTTATGTGGTCAACTACGATAATCCCAAATGCGAAACCGCCTCCATGCGATGAATATTCCAGCACCAATGGCTGCTCCCCCACATTCTCCCAGTTTGTGTTCCTGTGCAGCTCGCTCGGCCTGATTTCCATCGGAGCTGGAGGAGTCCGATCCTCGTGTTTAGCCTTCGGTGCGAATCAACTCCGAAAAAATGGAAAATTCAACAAGACATCACGTGTAAAAGATAGCTATTTCAGCTGGTACTATGTGTTCTACACTTTCTCCGTCCTCATAGCCTTAACATGTGTCGTTTACATCCAAGACAACTTGGGATGGAGAGTCGGTTTCGCCGTCCCCGCCTTGCTGTTGTTGTTTGCCGTTTTTCTCTTCTTCTCGGCTTCCTTATGGTACATCAAACCGGAGAGTAAAACAAGCTTGGTAACCGATTTGGTTATGGTGGTCGTAGCTTCTTGCAGAAACTGGCATCTCAAACTCTCTGATGGGAGAGATGTAGTGTATCATCACAAGAACGGCTCCTCAAATATTCGTCCCAGTGGGAAACTCAG GTTTCTTAACAAGGCTTGCATGGTTAAAGATCCACAGTCCCACACAAGGGCTAATGGGTTAGCTACAAATTCGTGGAATCTCTGCACGCTAGAACAGGTCGAAGAGCTAAAATCGCTACTCAGAGTAATCCCGATGTGGTGTTCAGGAATGATCATGAATGTAAACGTTAGCCAGGTTTCATTTCAAGTACTCCAAGCCGCATCAATGAACCGAAAAATATCGTCTTTCGAGTTTCCTGCGGCCTCATTTAGCACATTGTCAGTGCTATCGGTCATAATATGGGTCATTCTCTACGATCGTGTGTTCCTTCCATTAGCATCCAGAGTCAGGGGCCGGCGGGTTCGGATCAGTCCTAAAACAAGAATGGGAGTTGGGATATTTCTCTCATTTACTTCCATGTTGGTCACAGCTGCAGTGGAAAGCATCCGGCGAACAGTAGTTGCTGCCAACATGTCTGCATTGTGGCTCTTACCACAATATTGCCTCACAGGCTTTGCAGAGGGCTCCAACGTTGTCGCACAAAACGAGTTCTATTTTTCGGAACTTCCAAGAAGTATGTGGAGCATAGCTGCAACACTGAATGGGATTGGGATGGCTTTGGCGAATTTGGTTGCGAGTTTTATACTTAATAGTGTTGATGTGATCTCCAAAGAAGCCGGGCACCAGAGCTGGATTTCGGACGATATCGATAAGGGTCGCTATGATTATTACTACTTGGTTCTTGCGGGGTTGAGCATGGCTAATATGTTGTATTTTCTTGTTTGTAGCAACGCTTATGGTCCATTGAAAGGGGAAACAAATCTTGCGGAAGAAGAGAATGAGTCCTGA
- the LOC140872716 gene encoding uncharacterized protein — MYILDSVGGKFEKLSKLKEVLRQGVGALSYYDVTVWCELEYIPEIEKTAKRFRKEARLRRNQASIPSPSLNAELNSSESERESDPEFETEESETEETMAEPAQRTLRELANPNVTQQPLCEDPHKHLKEFHIVCTAMKPQVITEEQISLRAFPFSLADKAKDWLYYLPFGIITTWNGMKQQFLEKFFPASRAANIRKDICGIRQLQGETLNEYWERFKKLCAIYPQHQISEQLLIQYLYEGFSVFDRNMVDAASGGALVNKTPQEASDLIANMAANAQQFGTREDNAPRHVKEDKHYRYNLVGYVRLLDIRRICVQHYKKIQHNKPMQLAVFLDNHNVDMTHIPIPTIRDGEITRISATRTKEDNKDFHNRITTNNQHLHNSGMLLDEIVKVLASNTQKFQQETRANMQNLGNQITQLATAVSNLEAQNSGKLSSQTVVNPRENASAMMLRSGKKIEIESTSPMKTSEGKDMEKEAKTHPWSKQRLEKSKKTDYENEVLEMFRKVEINIPLIDAIKQIPRYAKFLKDLCTNKRRLRGDEKIERAMLDLGASINVIPYSIYCALNLGPLKETRVVIQLADRSNAYPEGVVEDVLVQVKELIFPADLYIL, encoded by the exons ATGTATATCTTAGATTCTG TTGGAGGAAAGTTTGAGAAATTGAGCAAACTAAAAGAGGTCTTGAGGCAAGGCGTGGGCGCGCTGAGTTACTACGATGTTACTGTTTGGT GTGAATTAGAATATATTCCAGAGATCGAGAAGACGGCTAAGAGGTTTAGAAAAGAGGCGAGACTACGACGTAACCAAGCATCGATTCCATCTCCTAGTTTGAACGCGGAATTGAACTCGAGCGAATCTGAAAGAGAATCTGACCCCGAGTTTGAAACTGAAGAAAGTGAGACAGAAGAAACAATGGCAGAACCAGCGCAGAGAACCCTCAGGGAGTTGGCTAATCCTAATGTTACTCAACAGCCATTAT gtgaagacCCGCATAAGCATTTAAAGGAGTTCCATATTGTTTGCACTGCCATGAAACCTCAAGTAATTACAGAGGAACAAATTTCACTGCGAGCTTTTCCATTCTCTCTGGCTGACAAGGCTAAGGATTGGCTCTACTATTTGCCATTTGGAATAATAACaacttggaatggaatgaagCAGCAATTTCTGGAAAAGTTCTTCCCAGCTTCGAGGGCAGCAAACATTAGGAAGGACATTTGTGGGATCAGACAGTTACAGGGAGAGACTTTGAATGAATACTGGGAGAGATTCAAGAAACTGTGTGCGATCTATCCGCAACATCAAATTTCTGAACAGCTTTTAATTCAGTATTTATATGAGGGATTCTCAGTTTTTGATAGGAACATGGTTGATGCTGCAAGTGGGGGAGCATTagtgaacaaaacacctcaAGAAGCAAGTGATCTTATTGCCAACATGGCAGCCAATGCTCAGCAGTTTGGAACAAGGGAAGACAATGCTCCACGACATGTTAAAGAG GACAAGCACTACAGGTATAATCTTGTGGGATATGTTCGGTTGTTGGACATCCGACGGATATGTGTCCAACATTACAAGAAGATCCAACACAACAAGCCAATGCAATTGGCGGTTTTCCTGGACAACCACAACGTCGATATGACCCATATTCCAATACCTACAATCCGGGATGGAGAGATCACCCGAATTTCAGCTACAAGAACCAAGGAGGACAACAAGGATTTCCACAACAGAATTACAACAAACAACCAGCACCTGCACAACTCAGGTATGTTGCTAGATGAAATTGTCAAGGTCCTTGCATCTAACACTCAGAAATTTCAACAGGAAACGAGGGCCAACATGCAGAATCTAGGAAATCAGATAACTCAATTAGCTACTGCGGTCAGCAACTTGGAGGCTCAAAATTCTGGAAAACTATCATCACAAACGGTAGTAAATCCAAGAGAAAATGCAAGTGCAATGATGTTGAGAAGTGGAAAGAAGATCGAAATTGAGTCTACCTCCCCTATGAAGACTAGTGAAGGAAAGGACATGGAAAAGGAGGCTAAAACACATCCGTGGAGCAAACAAAG GTTGGAAAAATCTAAGAAAACTGACTATGAGAATGAAGTGTTGGAGATGTTTAGGAAGGTGGAAATCAATATACCCTTGATAGATGCAATCAAGCAAATCCCAAggtatgctaaatttttgaagGATTTGTGCACTAACAAGAGGAGGCTGAGAGGTGATGAGAAA ATTGAGCGTGCCATgttagatttaggagcatcCATAAATGTCATTCCATATTCGATTTATTGCGCTCTAAATCTAGGTCCTTTGAAAGAAACTAGGGTAGTGATTCAATTGGCGGATCGCTCTAATGCTTACCCGGAAGGGGTTGTTGAAGATGTCTTGGTGCAGGTTAAGGAATTAATATTTCCCGCGGATTTATATATCTTGTGA